The window GAGTCtgcaaacagctgctgcagttcCAGTCCTCCATactgaaatgtgacaaacaacaaatttacaaaaatatataaatattaactAGCTGTTACTAACTCTCTAGCTGGTCAGACCTGTTTGTTAAAACATATGCCTTCATAtgcgccccccccccctcctcttgTTGCTATGTTTCACTTCCTCAAAtctcaattttaaaaaagaaaatgtaagatCTAAAGCACACCTTGTTCACTGACCTCTTCTGTTTTTCTAGATAAGGCTGGTTGTGGAGTGGGAACTGAGAGACGACAACAAAAAAGACTTGTTCTGCATCAGGTTCCCAGTTCAGATTGTGAGCTAAGCTAGCAACAGTACCTCTGAAGtggtggtttgtttgtttttaaaagggaTTCAGCTTTGAGTAAAAACTAAAGAAGAATGTAAATGACTCTAGTTAAGAtctcattttattcattcatcaaATTGCTTTTTAAGATGTGTCTTTCACTAGTTTGCAAGACTTTGCCGCACACGCACATCTTGAATcctgctgaaataaaataaatggctgATTTTTGCTGGGATCTTCCTAACATTCAATTTTAAGAGTTGTGGATGTGAAATAATGCAGTTAATGTTTATGTAAATGACCCTGAACTTCATTCCACTACAGTGCAAATGTCTTACTGGCTGCTGTGTAGTCAGAAAGCTACATACTATACTTCTTCTTTACTAAAACTTGTAATATTTCTTACTGACCTTGTACTACAAGACATATGGGATATGAAAATTAAATTCTAATAAATCTAATGTACCCAAGTTGCATTATGTGTCTGTAAAAAAATTTGTGCTCAAAAGACCATTATGGCAATTTACAACTTAACCTTATGTACTTGTTGGACACTCGTTGATGCACTCCAAATTTCATAAGCAAACTTCATCAATTTTCCCAAACTTAGCTGAGCAGTAGTGAGGAAACTACAACTTCTCGTGTTTTGTTTGCCTTGCTATAAGACTAAACATCTGCTTCAAAATGCTCTCCTtggattgtttttattcttgtgTGCGATCAAACATTTGGAAATTTTTACTCTGGTAGTAAAAATTAAGACTGGACATAATTCTGAGAATTTATTGGGCTGAGCAAAGGCCAGCAGCAAAGAAACAGTATGAATGCAAAGGGAACCGATGTCTGCTCATAACCAGGTCACATGTACAATAAATCAGCATTTTAGAGCAGCTCTAGAAGTTCAACAAATGCTGTGCATTCTGGGGGGGGTTTGACGAcaaaaccactttttttttttttttaaactcaggATAGCTTATTTACATCATGTTTGAAATGCAAGCTTGAGTTGCAATGCACTGTGCAGTATGGTGGAAAAACCCCCAAGTAATATTCAAACACAATTAACTTGATTGGTATTGAATACAGTTCCAGCTTAGTTTGACACACAACCTTTCAAATAATTTCCAATTGTTGCTGACCTAGTGATCCATGTGAAATGACAGTGCCACAAAATAGCTTTTTATATCTGTCAATACAAAAGTTACTTGTACTTTTCTAACCAAAAGTCAGTCATTAAGGCAGTATGAGTTACGCTGAAAGAATATAGCATTTGGCTCTTTCACTGAGACACCTGCTGAATATAACGTGCTGCTTCTTTCGCAGGTCATTTTGATGAATACAAAAGGTGCAGATTTCTCAAACAATGTGCACAGTTGGAAATTTGTAATGCGGAAGCTGGAAGATCTTTCCACAGTAAAGTCAACAATACAATGTTGCAACAGACTCCATACAGCCAACCCCTAGCAGTCACTAAACTTAAGTAACTAACATGAAGTCATTCACTGATATGAAAGTCAGAACAAAGCAAAGTTGATAGGGCAGGCTACCCCTTATTATAGTGGAAGCTAGGCAGGTGGACATCACATAACAGGCTATAATATTTGACCAGACTTGGTTATTATTGACTCATATCCAAACACCCACATCATCAACTTCTACTCCGCTTGTACAACTTTTGCAGCATGTTGGTTCTTTTTATTGTCCGTTTTGCTTCAGCCTCTCCAGCCGCTGCAGCAAAGCATTCCCAAAGGCTTCTCTGTAACCCGGACTCAGCGTGTCCAGAAGCGAGTAAACAGTCTCATGATACTGGGTGCTCAAATCCTCATCCACTTGATTGAAGGCATAGCCCACCACCTGTTAAGTAGAGTGATTTATTGTAAAACTTGGTTTGGGGTCTGAAACacaatgagaaaaacaagaaaccaCTGTCTCCCTTTTAGTGCATCTTACCTTTAGTCCTGCCTCTGTGAGTTCCACACAATACCGGTTTCCCTCTCTTGTTTCCACGTTTATGTAGGCCACGTCTGACGCACTGTTGAGACTTTGTGACACGTGCATTTCAGCGACGGCAAAAAGTACGTCATTGACCACTGCTTCTGCCTCCAATCTCATGTCCTTGACGTCACCGAGCTCAACACAGTCCTCATCAAATGAAGAGACTATGGATTCCTCAGGCTGGCAGTCTATCTCCATCCCCTATAACAGCACAACAATATTATTGATGTTACTGTATGCCATTAAAACTTGTTGACAGCCACAATGATAGAAAGAGTTCTCCATGTTCACAAACACTGAGTACACTTCAGAAACCCCACAGTTAACTAGGACTGTGTCAGAACAAGCTCTCGACTGTCATGGCAACAAGCTACATTCATTGGACTTAACACTCCTGTTAAGTATTATCTATACTGAGACTGTAGTAAAATAAGAGTGTCTTTTAAACAAAGCCTGTAACATCTGATCATAaacctttaaaaatatatatttgttcagCTGCAGTGATCCTTAATTTCCTAGAGGTCTATTCtcgaaagaaaaaaggagaactgaaataaacatgCATCTGACTGTTCTGtgaagtctttttttaaagtgcaaAGTGGACTATTTTTAATATCGAACATCCTTCAAGAGTAGTTGATTGTGTGAGGAAAGGTAAACCAATTCGACGTACTTAACTACCGTGTTGGACCAAAGTGTCAATGAGATGATTGGGAATTTCCCAACCAATTATAAATATTCAACACAGACAGTGAGAACACTTTCAGACACTTCCCTACTTGGTTTAGTCGTAATTCATCAGGGCACCAAATCTCCTAAAAGGTCCAATGTGTTCCCAGAGACGAAGACTAATGTTGTCTCCAATGCTGAGTTGGCTAagttttttccatttcatcctAAAATGCTTAAAGCAATTGAGAGCTGATGGCTGAGCACACTGCTGTGGTAAGGTGAATTCAGTTTGCGGATCTATTGCCATATAATCCTAGTCATGTGGTACAGCATATTCTGCTGAAAGAATATATATAtggacatacatacatatacacaaacacattaaccTGTCCCTTCCACCTTGCTGACACTTATCTGATGTGGATGTTACAGGTAAAACACAGTGGATCTGTCATTTTATGGGAGGAGAAAGCATTATTATGGTTTGTTCCTTTGTAATTGTAGATTAAACCAACACACAGTGCCAGTAACGGTAGACTTCAAGTTGACTGAACCACCACAAAATCCCACTTTGACCATTTTTACAATTAGATTAGGCAGATTAGAATTAAATAGAGATATTAAGACGTTTGTCATTTCTTTTGgttttttcaaactttgtttattgattttctccataaaatgaCAGTAGAAATAGGTGCAATCACATAATAAACAACTGTAAACAGAACCCCATCCACCCTCCCTATGGTACATACCTCCCTCCAAACTACAAGACAATGACCTATGAACAAccataataaatacaataataaaaggATAAAGCCATAATACATTAGACCAACAGAAAGGTGACTatcttaataaaaataaaaaaacatattgccACAACAAAAGATACCTCAGCCTGAAACAGTCTGAAGACGATACTCTTGACATGTAAAAGAAAGGGGTTCCAAATCTTTACAAAATTTGTTAAAAGAACCAGATACGGACAatctaatattttctaatttaagaaaatatagCATCTCTAATCCAATATCAATCTTGTGACCAACAGAGTAGCAAACGCTATCATGTATTTTTTAGAGGAAGAGAGATTAAGTAAAGAGGGTGGCACCCCAAACAAATCAGTAATAGCATTAGGAGTAAGCTTTTCACTGGATACCTTAGATAAAGTGTCAAAGATCtcagtccaatatttacttaaAGAAGGGCAAAGCCAGAACATGTGCATATAATTTGCTGGGGTTCCTTTACATCAATCACAAGATTGAAATTTGAACCCTTAAAGCTGTATTGGGCTAATCAACAAATCGACAGATCGTTGAAGACCTACTGGCACATACACCTCCCTTCAGTAGTGGaggaagtatttagatcctttaccTAAGTGAAagcagcaataccacaatgaaaaaataacaaattacaaTCAAAAgcactgcattgaaaatgttacttaaagtATAGAGGTATCAGCAGCAAATTGGACTGGTATACTtgtaagtatcaaaagtaaaagataaATGTGCATAATATTTTATGAGATgatcatattttttgtgtgtaaaaatcttgATTTGTAAAGTTACTAGTaattacagctgtcaaatacctgtagtggagtaaaaagtacaatatttaacTCTGAattgtggtggagtagaagtatagaGTAGCATGgtatggaaatactcaagtacctcaaCTTTGTACTGAAATtcagaacttgagtaaatgcacttagttactttccaacaCTGCAAGTATTACACGTGTATTGCCGTCCACAGCCCATGTAATAACTTTAACACTACATGTTAATTTATACTATTAAAAAGATCTACATCACAGCGACATCGTGAGGACTCTGAGTAAGTTAGCCTTGTTGTGTAGCTGGCTGAGGCGAAATATGTCTGGTGACTGTCCCTACAGACATCATAGTTTAGTATTAAATATGGGAGTAGTAGTTTCATGCAAATGTTATAATTCGGCTAATTCATATAGTTAGCTAGACTGATCTACTGTAGCAAACTTAGATGGCTAACATGGCTAACACATGCTGCATTTTTGGTGTAAACTCTGGGAAAACTAAGCCACTGCACTGGTTAACGGTAGCAAAATAATTAACCGCTCTGTGGGCCATAAACGTATTTCAATCTTTATATTTAAAACGTGCATAATACATATAATTAAAAACGGTAACCACACGTTTGATCTGATTAAGTTACAATAATCATTTCTAACCAAACTGCGTTCATTTTTCTCACCTCCTCGCTGGCTGTGTTCTTCCGGCTTGTGGAAGCTTCCAGCCCACTCGGAGCTCCCAGTAGAGAAGGTCCAGTCAAATGAGCGTAAACTAACGGTAGATAGGTAACTGTTGAGGCTCAAATTTGTGGACAACCAGAAACTGAAGTCACATTAACGCTCTGTCGCACGCCCTGCCCTGTTTCTAGTCCATCTGCTTTGTGTCTAAGTACTTAAAATAAATCTTAACCCAATAACTGCCCCGTGCACTACACAGTGCCGCCATGTTATGACATCATTGGCTAATCCCACCCTGTAGTGTGCAGGTTGGTGCGGAGTCATGAAAGTGTTTGTAAACAACTCAGTCAGAAGGTAATTTAAGAGCTGTACTAATATCTTCAACTCTGTTCATTTACTCATGCATGTCGGCATATCGCGCTGGGGtatat is drawn from Siniperca chuatsi isolate FFG_IHB_CAS linkage group LG15, ASM2008510v1, whole genome shotgun sequence and contains these coding sequences:
- the LOC122888987 gene encoding GSK3-beta interaction protein is translated as MEIDCQPEESIVSSFDEDCVELGDVKDMRLEAEAVVNDVLFAVAEMHVSQSLNSASDVAYINVETREGNRYCVELTEAGLKVVGYAFNQVDEDLSTQYHETVYSLLDTLSPGYREAFGNALLQRLERLKQNGQ